The following coding sequences lie in one Candidatus Polarisedimenticolaceae bacterium genomic window:
- a CDS encoding alpha/beta fold hydrolase, translating to MAHDRRGHGRSSQPWDGNDMDTYADDLSELLEKLELTRAVLIGFSAGGGEVARDVGRHGTKRVAKAG from the coding sequence ATCGCCCATGACCGTCGCGGGCACGGCCGTTCCAGCCAGCCCTGGGACGGCAACGACATGGACACCTACGCCGACGATCTCTCCGAGCTCCTCGAGAAACTCGAGCTGACGCGCGCCGTCCTGATCGGCTTTTCCGCAGGGGGCGGCGAGGTGGCGCGTGATGTCGGCCGCCACGGCACCAAGCGCGTGGCCAAGGCCGGTTGA